The Romeriopsis navalis LEGE 11480 sequence CAAATGGTTTATTTCACCCATAAACCAGACAAAGCCATAGAAACGTATCTCTGCGAGGGGGAATGGGACGCTATCCGCCTGGGCTGGGAAATGGAAATGCGAAACTGTGAGGAAATCGCGGTGGCCTGCTTCACCTGTGGCGCCGGAAATGTGCCACCAGAGGATCAGCTGTCCCGGCTGCCGGGGAAAGTAAAAATCCTCTATGACCTGGACGAATCAGGGGCAAAAGGGGCCGCTAAAGTTCAAGACCGGATGAAGGACCGCGCATTCATCGCCACAGTGCCCCATCTGACAGACGCCCCGGCAGGCTGGGACATATCAGATGCCCTCACCTGTGGTTTCACCGTCCCGGACATCAGCGAAGCGGCGAATAATGCTAAGCCTTGGACGGCGCCACAAAAGCCGAATGAATTACGATCGCGCCTGCTGACAAATGACGAATTACTTGAGCGCGCCCAGGATTTCGTCGAGTGGTTAGTTCCGGATGTTCTGACACCGGACGAATTATTTATTTTGGGTATGCCCCCCAGGGGCGGGAAATCACTTTTTGGCCTCACACTGGCAAAGGCTGTCGCAACTGGCGGCACATTCCTGGATCGGCCGGTGACTCAGGGCAGCGTCATCTACATCAACCTTGAGGACTCCGAAACCAAGATTAAACAGCGGCAAATCGCTCAGGGATGGGGCGAGAATGTGCCGGTCTACTGGCTCAATAAGTTCAAGCTGAGTGAACTCGATAAACTCGCTGAGCTCTCGGAAGATTTACCAGACCTACGTTTAATTGTGATGGATACGTTCTCACGCGTCCGTGATGATGGGGCCAAAGAATCATCTGCAGAACTGGGACAGATCCTTGAACCACTTCAAGAATTTGCCAAAGAGCGTGGTGTCTGTGTGCTGTTGATGCACCACACCGGTAAAGCCTCAAACATGGAAGGCCATGGTGCGGACCCCTTCGACATGCTGCGTGGATCAACTTCTATTCGTGCCACCTGTCGCGGTGCGATCGTCATCGTACCAGCGGAGCAAAGTTATCGACTATTGGCGGAGAACGGCTATAGCGATCGCCTCGATGTCAGCGTCAGAATTCACCCTGAAACGCTGGAATGGAAGCTGTTGGGTAACTGGACACCCCGCGTTGATGGTGGGATGAAAGACCAAATCGTTGATCACCTGGCGTTAGTTGGTGAATCAACCACTGCGGAAATCTCAAAAGCCTTAAATTTCAACGCCACTTCAGTCAGCACCATCATGAGCCGTCTACACCGAGATGGTGTTGTATCAAAACGTGGCGGCGGTGGCTGTCGCCCCGCTGTCTATACGCGTAGCTCAAACTTGCTCAAACAGCTTGAAGCACAGTTTAAGCATCCAAACCCAATTGCCTCAGGCTCTGTAGCTATTGCTCAAACAAATAATTTGTGTAAGGATTCTCCCGACAAAGTGGACAATCAGCCAAAAAGTGGACAACCCACTGTCCACATTTCAAAAATGTCGCCTACACACACTAAAGTGTTTGAGCAAAGCGGTAAACCTACAGCCACCGGGGATTCCAGCTCAAACAGCGATATTGAGTGTTTGAGCAAGTTTCGACAACCAGATACACAAACTTACGTATTTACCGAGGGTGGACAAGTTTATTACGAAGGCGACACCGCATCACTTGACCGGGTATGTGGAAGAAAGAAGTTGACGATCGTGGCGATCGGAGAAGAAAGCTGCGAGGTTTCCCATAAAAACTGGGTTGTGACTCAAACCATCCCCAAGACAGATTTACGCCCGGTTTAATAACGGGCACCGTATTCGAGCATTTGTACTCTGCCTGAAATTTATGTGACGTCTAGAACGATATGCCTGCCCCGCTCACTGCCCGTCAATGGGTTGATCTGCTACATGCAGACTATTTGGCCCGTGGTAAACGTGAATCGACTTGGAGAGATGAATACTGGAAAATTTACAAGCGTCTACCACTTTCCGAGCCGCTGACGCGGGAAACCTTGCATTCATTGGTTCTCAGTTCACCAGTCAACACCAGGAGCCGGGTTAGATTTTGTATGGCGATCGGAGTTCTGGCACGTTTTGCGGAGATTGAATATGACCCTTCTCCCTATCGCGGCAGTTACAACCCAAAAAGTGTTCAGCCCCGCGATATTCCCAGTGACGCACTAATCGTTGAGTCATTCGCTACGTTAAAGAATCCCTCATGGCGTTGGTTTTTTGGAATGGTTGCGGCCTATGGTCTCCGTCCTCACGAGGTTTTCCGCCTTGACCTTGACTTATTGCAGGCAGGGGATCCGGTGTGTCACGTTGGGGACAATACAAAAACGGGATTCCGTCGTGTGTGGGCCTATCACCCCGAGTGGTTTGAGCAGTTCAGCCTGCAATCGGTCAACCTGCCATCGATAAAGCTGGACCGGGAAAACCGCAAATTAGGTGAATCCGCCGCCGAATATTTCCACGAAACTGCACGGTTACCATTTCCTCTGTATAACCTCCGACATGCTTGGGCAATCAGAGCAACTCTTTACGGTCTACAAGACGCCCTAGCTTCTCAACAGATGGGACATTCCCTCGAAGTACACAATCGCATTTATCAGAAATGGATAGGGCGAGCCGCACATCAAGCAGCTTATGATGCCACTCTACAAAACCCACTTAGACCAAAGCCGCCATCGTTCCCGAAACAATGAGGGCGGAGCCAAAAGCCCCGCCCTCATTGCGTTATTAAACTAATACCCCCAGGGGAATTCGAATCCCCGTCGCCTCCGTGAAAGGGAGGTGTCCTAGGCCTCTAGACGATGGGGGCGCATTAGACTGCTAGGCTTGCGTCTCAACGCTTCACTTCGCTTTAATAAAGATACTCAACCCCCGGAGCAATGTCAACAGTCTGATTAAAAAATCAGTTGAATTTCTGCCCAGCGCGGCGGCAGATTGTTTGTAGCTGCTCTGGGCAGGGCATTACATCGATTTGTGGAAGTGCTCGTTGCACAAAGTCATCCGGAAGCTTGCTATGAAATTTATGACGACGTGGGGATTGTCTAAAATTCTTAGGAAGAATGCACAAAAATTCAATCAAATGGCAAATTCTATGTCAGAGTGTGCAATACCGCAGTAGTTTGTCTAGTACTTGTCCAGGACAAACGTATAACTGTCCCTTCCCACTGCGATCGCCCGCGTAAAAGCGCTAGGTTAGGCCTACGTTGAGATCTTCAACGACCACGATGTCTGCCCGATCCGATTGAACACCATGATTTCGTTCCAACAAGATTTTGCTGTGACTGCTAAATTCGAGCCCTTTACTTCTCCAATTTGGACTCCCATAGCGCCTAAGCCAACGGTCGCTGAGCCGTGTAATGCGAAGCCCTGCAAACGACCTCAGCCATCCCCTCGTCGATCGTCGGTTTCCCCGAGCATGGCAAATATCGCGTACACCTTAAGTCATCGCGCTTTACTACCGGCTTATTTCAATCAGATTCAGGTGACTGGGCAGGCTGACTTGCCGCAAAATGGAGCGGTAATTTTTGCCCCGACTCATCGATCGCGGTGGGATGCATTGTTGGTGCCTTATGCAGTTGGCCCGCAAGTGATTGGCCGTTATCCGCGCTATATGGTGACGGCGGATGAGATGCAGGGGCTGCAAGGCTGGTTTATTCGGCGCTTAGGTGGATTTGCTGTTGATACTCGTTCACCGGGAATTTCGAGTTTGCGTTACGGCATTGATCTACTCCACCATCATCAGGCTTTAGTAATTTTTCCCGAAGGCGGTCAGCTTTTGGCAAATCGGCGTGCCGGCGTTAATCGACTGCATCCCGGTCTGGCACGGATTGCAGTGAAAGCCAGCCTCACCCAGCCGAATTGTGATGTGAAGATTGTCCCCATCGCGGTTAACTATAGCGATCCCCTGGTTGGACGTTGTGATGTTGATATCCAAATTGGTCAGCCGTTGGTTGTGAGTGATTACCTTGAAACCAATGGTAAGCGTAGCGCTAGACGAATTACCCAGGATCTAGCAACCGCAATGCGTCATCTGAGCCATCTGCCAGATCCCCTAGTTGTTTAGGATTCTTGGTTCGATCAAAAAAACAAGGGCCAGTTCCACAAAAATGGAACTGGCCCTTGTTGCTTGAATGCTCAATTGGCGGGATGTTAGGAATCGGTTTGCTTGCGTTTCCGCAGTGCATCTTTGCCCAGTTGAATCGTCACATCGGAGGCGAGATCCCCAGTCGTTTCAATCCGTACTTCACCGAAGCCCAGGGCCTCACGAATCGCATTGGCCTTACGGCTATCGCCTTGTTGCGCCACAATTCGGGTAACGCTGAGATTTTCATTCCAGGGTTGACCAATGCCGGTATCGGCATATCCGGCTTCACGCAGATTGCCCAGAATGTCCTGGGCCAGCTCGGGCTGTTCGGTGCCGTCTTGAATGGTAACGCGTACGCTTTCTGGTCGATCGTCACTTTCCTTCACAGTACCAAAGTTGAAATGCCGCGCCATAATGTCGTCGATGCGCGAGTAACTCGGCAACCAATAGCTGGCATCGAATTCGCCCGGGTTACTAAACTCCCCTGGTAACATCAGCATTTGCGTATTTGAACGATTCACCTGGGCGCCATAGCCCACCAGTGCGACTAGCTCTTCCACACTTAAGTTGGTATCGAGGTGAGACTGAATCACAGAAAGAATCTGCGGCAATCGTGTGATCGTCGCGGGGTTCAGCGCTTGCTCCATTAAGGCACGCATGACAATCTGTTGTCGCTGAATCCGGCCAATATCACCGTACTCGTCATAGCGGAAGCGCAACAGTTGTAACACCTGATCGCCATTCAACCGTTGCCGTCCAGCCTTCAGATTGATGTATAGGTGCTGACTGTCATCCTGATATTTCATGTCCTTGGGCACATGCACCGTAATGCCGCCGAGGGCATTGACTAAAGCCTCCACCCCCTGGACATTGAGAATGACATAACGATCGATCCCCACTCCCCCGAGCAAGTTGCTGGCCGATCGTGCGGCCAGCGCTGGTCCCCCTTCCGCATTCGCATCATTAATTTTGCGAACGCCCACCCCTGGAATCTCGGTGCGTGTATCACGGGGAATTGATAAAACCGACAGCTTTTTATCTTCGGGATTAAACCGAATTAACAACATCGTATCGGTAAGTCCTTCAAAGGAATTCACCAGTGAGTGATAGCCCTGATTTTGGAGTTCAGCCGGGATGTTGTCGAGGTCAGAAGACAAGACCTTGGTACCCATCACCAGAATATTCACTGGGCGAGTGAGCGCCGGCATTTTGAGGTTGCCAGTCCGCGAAATCTCGCCCTTTTTGAAAATGGATGCTTCCGCCGCCGTAAATTTCCGCTGCATCAGCGGTGTACTGGAAAGAGAAACTGCGAGTAGCGCCCCAGCAGTTGCCGACAATAAACCCACACCGGCCAGGCAGAGTACCAGCCAATTGACCCGACGCCCCTTTGATGTGGCTTTAGTCGTTTTTGGGGTTCTTCTGCCCATGCTGCCGTTGGTCGAATTGTTGACGGGATTTCGGACGATCGATGAGCGGGCAGATTGTGGTTGAACAGGGCGCTTGTTAGCTTTTTTCACGAGTTTCTTTCGCCAAACGAGTGAGAAGGGGGCGGTGCAACCAGAGTGGGAGTACTCCAACTAAATCGGAATAATGATCCGGATTATATGTTGTCACTGCTGTGGTAGAGACCCCAAATATAGGTCATCTTGTCGGTGATGGCAGACAAATAACGCTAAGTGTTGGGAAACGGTATCAAAATTTTAGAGGCTTATCCGTAAAATCTGACAATCTTTTTTCCCTAATTGCAATCTTTCCGCCTAGCGATGGCCCCACCATTAATTTGCCACGACTTAATTGATCGCGGCTCATACGGGTCTTCCGGAAGCTACAGGAACACCAATGGCCTATTGGCGAGGCTTCTGGTCGGTGCATAATGAAATAATAAATAGTTGGCTGGTTAGGCTTTTGCCGCGTCCAGTGCGAGCGGGAGGGTCACGGTGAATCTTGTTTCATGATCCGATTTGCCTTCACACGGCTCGCTTGTTGCTGTGACATCACCATTCAGGTGCTGGAGTAGACTCTTAACCAGCGCAAGCCCTAGCCCAGTACCCGGTACAGCTTGCTGGGTCATGCCTTGACAGCGGCGGAATTTATCGAAGATTAAGGGCAATTCATCGGCCTCAATGCCGACCCCGAAATTCGTTACCTGAATCACGACACTGTGATGATCCGGTTGCGATACATTGATACTGATCGCGGTGCTGGGATCAGCGTACTTACCCGCATTGGTAATCAGTTCAAGCAGAATTCGCTTGACACTAGCTGCATCGGTTGATAACTGTGGCAGTTCGGGTGGAATTTTCAGATCTAAAGTTAATCCCTTCATGCCCCAACGCTGGTCGAAGGACGAGCGCAGATTCTCGAACATTTCTGGTAAGTGAACTTCCTGGACTTGCATTGCGACCTGCTTCGTTTCCAATTCTTGCAATGCTAGTAAGTCATTGACCAGGCTGGTTTCTTGGGCGCATTGCTTCTCGAGAATTTCAAGATAGCGACTGCGCTTCTCTTCCGGTAGGCTTGCTTCCCGGAGCATCCGAATCGCCATCATCATGCTGGTCAAAGGCGTCCGCAGCTCATGACTCAACGTGCTGAGAAACTCATCCATGCGCTGGTTCATTTCGCGCAACTTTTCGATTTGCTTGCGCGTGATTTCATACAGCTTGGCTTGTAATTCGAGACTTTGCTGCAACTGAGCCGTGCGTTCTTCGACCAGCGACTCTACCTGACGCAGGGTTTCCGTTTGCAAAACGGCGGAACTTAATTGTGCTGCGAGTAATTCGAGTAGCTCAACTTCTTCAATCTGCCATTCATAATCTTGGCTCTTTTGAACGGTCAAAAAGCCCAACACCTTATTCTTACTTTCCAAAGGCACCATCAGCAGCGATGGCATGGACTTGGGTGATAATAATGGTGCGGTTTCTGGCTTCTTCAACGTTTCGGCAAACTGCTCGGCCTGGTTGAAGAGCAATGCCTGAGAGCCACCGGTCATCGCATGTTGGCAGAGGCCACAATCGGATATCCAGAAAGATTGACCGGGAACTACGCCGTTATGTCCGCTTGACGTCGCGGGTGCGGTATTCTCCTCGACTTCTGTGGGAAAGCGGGACCATTTTGCATCAATGATGACGCGGGCCTTGGGAATGCGTTCGCTCGATCGAATACTGTGTCGGGGATCCCAAAAACGAATCCGCAGCACCATGGCTTGGTCAACATTCAGAACTTGCGCTGTCCCCTCAGCCGCAATTTTGAGAATCTCGGATAGTTCGGTGGAATTCTGAATCGCCATCGTTAAGCGACGGATCAAGGCTTGATATTTGGCTTGTCGCTCGACTTGGTTATGCAAGCTCGCCACAAGTTCCTGGTCCTTATCTGGC is a genomic window containing:
- a CDS encoding LCP family protein, yielding MKKANKRPVQPQSARSSIVRNPVNNSTNGSMGRRTPKTTKATSKGRRVNWLVLCLAGVGLLSATAGALLAVSLSSTPLMQRKFTAAEASIFKKGEISRTGNLKMPALTRPVNILVMGTKVLSSDLDNIPAELQNQGYHSLVNSFEGLTDTMLLIRFNPEDKKLSVLSIPRDTRTEIPGVGVRKINDANAEGGPALAARSASNLLGGVGIDRYVILNVQGVEALVNALGGITVHVPKDMKYQDDSQHLYINLKAGRQRLNGDQVLQLLRFRYDEYGDIGRIQRQQIVMRALMEQALNPATITRLPQILSVIQSHLDTNLSVEELVALVGYGAQVNRSNTQMLMLPGEFSNPGEFDASYWLPSYSRIDDIMARHFNFGTVKESDDRPESVRVTIQDGTEQPELAQDILGNLREAGYADTGIGQPWNENLSVTRIVAQQGDSRKANAIREALGFGEVRIETTGDLASDVTIQLGKDALRKRKQTDS
- a CDS encoding sensor histidine kinase, whose protein sequence is MQVNVSPFSAESQDQSSVTPMEHAAEPNHVSLDFASDDSHSTDSQVPLKMSPYDTSVIEPIVTSEGLTRPDKDQELVASLHNQVERQAKYQALIRRLTMAIQNSTELSEILKIAAEGTAQVLNVDQAMVLRIRFWDPRHSIRSSERIPKARVIIDAKWSRFPTEVEENTAPATSSGHNGVVPGQSFWISDCGLCQHAMTGGSQALLFNQAEQFAETLKKPETAPLLSPKSMPSLLMVPLESKNKVLGFLTVQKSQDYEWQIEEVELLELLAAQLSSAVLQTETLRQVESLVEERTAQLQQSLELQAKLYEITRKQIEKLREMNQRMDEFLSTLSHELRTPLTSMMMAIRMLREASLPEEKRSRYLEILEKQCAQETSLVNDLLALQELETKQVAMQVQEVHLPEMFENLRSSFDQRWGMKGLTLDLKIPPELPQLSTDAASVKRILLELITNAGKYADPSTAISINVSQPDHHSVVIQVTNFGVGIEADELPLIFDKFRRCQGMTQQAVPGTGLGLALVKSLLQHLNGDVTATSEPCEGKSDHETRFTVTLPLALDAAKA
- a CDS encoding AAA family ATPase, producing the protein MVYFTHKPDKAIETYLCEGEWDAIRLGWEMEMRNCEEIAVACFTCGAGNVPPEDQLSRLPGKVKILYDLDESGAKGAAKVQDRMKDRAFIATVPHLTDAPAGWDISDALTCGFTVPDISEAANNAKPWTAPQKPNELRSRLLTNDELLERAQDFVEWLVPDVLTPDELFILGMPPRGGKSLFGLTLAKAVATGGTFLDRPVTQGSVIYINLEDSETKIKQRQIAQGWGENVPVYWLNKFKLSELDKLAELSEDLPDLRLIVMDTFSRVRDDGAKESSAELGQILEPLQEFAKERGVCVLLMHHTGKASNMEGHGADPFDMLRGSTSIRATCRGAIVIVPAEQSYRLLAENGYSDRLDVSVRIHPETLEWKLLGNWTPRVDGGMKDQIVDHLALVGESTTAEISKALNFNATSVSTIMSRLHRDGVVSKRGGGGCRPAVYTRSSNLLKQLEAQFKHPNPIASGSVAIAQTNNLCKDSPDKVDNQPKSGQPTVHISKMSPTHTKVFEQSGKPTATGDSSSNSDIECLSKFRQPDTQTYVFTEGGQVYYEGDTASLDRVCGRKKLTIVAIGEESCEVSHKNWVVTQTIPKTDLRPV
- a CDS encoding lysophospholipid acyltransferase family protein, with protein sequence MANIAYTLSHRALLPAYFNQIQVTGQADLPQNGAVIFAPTHRSRWDALLVPYAVGPQVIGRYPRYMVTADEMQGLQGWFIRRLGGFAVDTRSPGISSLRYGIDLLHHHQALVIFPEGGQLLANRRAGVNRLHPGLARIAVKASLTQPNCDVKIVPIAVNYSDPLVGRCDVDIQIGQPLVVSDYLETNGKRSARRITQDLATAMRHLSHLPDPLVV